The genomic interval TGAACATGCCTGGAAGATATTCATGTTTATTTGTTTGGCGTACGACACACACCCCCTGAGGGCTCAATGGGGTTTCTATTAGAGTTCTTAGATTTTGGTGGGGCAAGATGTACAAATACAAATTGTGCATAATTATAACTTTGACAAagtaattaacttttttttatgttggataatgtttatattatcattattatttattaaatgctatttttataTTAAGGAGTTAATAATTtcgtatattatttttatattaaatctTTGTCACTTTTTCAATATTGtctaacattttttaattaccaTGTTCATGAACACTtctagtaaaaaatatatattttttgtgtcataattcttgtattttttgataAGTATATTCTTGTGGAATTCATAAACATTGTATCACTATGTTTTTGTATCCGTATCTATACCTCCCATCTATTATGGACAGGTGGGGACAATGACGGACTTTGGGCAGTGCCAGACATATTGGTCAATGTGCGAAGGCCTGGTGAAGACTCTGTTGTTGGAGTTGTTCGAGAGGTCCTCCCGGTATGTTTGTGCCTGGATTTCAATCCTTAAATAGCTTGAGAAATAtcattgaatttgaatttcgaAATCTGGTTTTTAGATACATTAATGTTGAAACCTAGATTTtagacccaaaaaaaagaagaatttgaaatgcaattatttcaaattataaatttcaaatgacATTTGAACTTCCTCTATCCAAACGCAACCTAAGTGTATAAGATGCTACCAGCTTCATTCCACAGCCTTGGGTTTTGTGGAAAGTATTAATTGAAAAAGGAGTTTacattggtttaaattttatgGTCGTTCGTTTTTGAGAAGTGACACCAACTAGGACATATTGATCTGAAACATTGTTGAGAGAGTTCCTTGACACTGCTACTTTATCTTGCAGGATGGTTCGTGTAGAGTAGCCCTAGGATCAGGCGGCAATGGCGATACGGTGACGGCGTTTCCCAATGAAATTGACCTAGTTGTGCCCAGGAAATCGGACAAAATTAAGATCGTTGGTGGGGCACAGCGTGGGGCCACCGGAAAGCTGATCGGTGTTGATGGCAGCGACGGAATTGTTAAGGTAGATGATACTCTTGATGTTAAGATATTAGACATGAACATTCTGGCAAAACTAGCACAGCCGTGAAGATGAAATCAATATAAGGCATTTAACATAATTTAGAGCCGTATATCTGTCTCAGTTGCAGATAACAGTTGCTTGTAAAAGTATAGTGTATAAATTTGCCATATTTTGCTTATGGATTTTGAATGGTTAAAGcaagctctttttttttttttttttatactccctctctctctctctctcattcataTCCTTTGCTAACGTTTGTATAGATTGTTCCCTTTATACAACAATTCGTGTAGAGATTGATGTTGGAATACGTGTATGAAGTGTTGCATGTTTTTGTAGAATGAAATTAACTATACCATCTAAGGTGGCAGTAGCCAGTAGTTCCATTTTTGTAGTCTTACTAATGTTTCTGTTACAGGGTCTATTAAGTTTTAGTGAAAGGAGCAATGATGCCTCCTAGGAGGAGGTTAGGTTTTAATACAGTATGCGATGGTAGAAGAGGGTCGTCGTGTGAggaaaatttattgtttttaactttttttagcTTTTGCATAATCAATATGTTTTTTGGAAAGCCGACAAATGTTATATAACTTTAACTTGGTTTGTTGGGACAAAGTGCAGATGATAATAAGAATTCGACAAGAAAATACGGTAATTTTGTTAGTCTAGCAACAAGCATTTAAATGTGTTATTTTTAGAGCATATATGATGGTTGCCCGGAATGGAAGGTGGTCGGTGTTTGGCCTTCTAATCATCAAATCATGGTATGGGTTTAACTGTTGCTTGCTTAGCAAGGAAGGCCAGGAACCCATGGTAACTTGTTTGTTCTATTCACGAGGTTTTAAATTTAGCACTGCGGCTTTGCTTTAGGCTGATTAACTCCCACTCCATCGTAAGCCAGCCTCCCTCTTTATATCTACTTATTGTGTATATGATTATGTTCATTTGTCTATATGCACCATTTgttatttaagatttaaattttgaagtgatttatttagatatattatattagtgGGTGTTTCGTATTAtatatgtgtaaataaaaaaataatgaatattgggtgacattcaacatttgtcATCTATCGTCACTCTTTGtattattcaaatttattttatttaaagagTAATGTTAGAATTCATGATTGATAATGATTTCATTAGTTATGTGTCGCATTCtcaataaaaaaatgtgttaaGACAGAGAAGATAATGTCATATGATCTTCTTAACCTTTTCAGTGAAGAGACGTCACATAATTGATAACACTGTTATCAATCATGACttttaacattatttaataaattttggtAGTATTATAGtaaagttaattaaaaaattctttattatttagaaatcataaattcacgttttattaatataattaatttttatttttaaacaagatatataaaaattatcttaaaaaatattttatcttatttttaattctaaaacaattacattacttgattaattattttaaaatacgatGTACCTATTATAAACCAATaagattatttgaatattaaaaataaggtaTAATAAGTacacaatatttaaaaataaaatatattcagtacatcttaattattgtttttaagaCAATTATTAACATTAGcttctaataaataaataattcttaaaaaattgctttcatttatgtatattatatttcaacTTATTTCTTTACATTTTAGAAAAAGTCCACAATATTGTTATAAATCCTTAACTAAAATGGACATTTAAATCATTATCTTAGACTacaattgtaaaattaaatttattatagttTATGAATTATCAACTACTAATGTAATGTGTATAGACTTAACAATAAGAGGAAATTGCTACATACAATACAAAAAATGGTTAggacataaataaatacatataaatttacGGAAGTTTGACTGAAGTGAGAAAGGAGGGATTTGTTAGGTGTAAAATGTAATAATGGAAACAAATGGGAAAGGGGACAAAGAGTGATGGGCCGGCGCACGCGTGCCAGCGTCTCAGGTGTTGGGCCTTGGCCCACTTGTCTTTTCGCTGTCACTATATCCCAACCTCGCAACCTAACGCTGCCCTAAATTCTCCCAGCAGTATCACTCCTTTCAAGTCCCatcacccctctctctctctctctctatatatatatgtatgaaaaaCAAGTCTATTTTAATGggaattaattaagaataaaatgaGTTGTGCCCAACAAAAACTATAAACAATCTTGCTTGTTACGATAACCCTTTTAAAAAAACCCATGTTGACACGTATGGGTGTGTCTCTAAGCCATAATATGCAACACCTATGTTGATTGTGCTTTACCAAAAAAGAGTTTAGGATATGATGCAACGAAAATGATGAAATCcaaggaaatgaaatgatggTGGGCTATGGCTATGGCTATGGctatggctatatatatatatttttttattatatgtataaagaTAAAGTTTGTTTGACTTGTGGGGGGGTGTGACACAGACACAGACACAGGTATATAGAgatactaaataaataaataaattgtgtaTGTATAATGCAATGAAGTAGCGAATAATATGGCACGAAGCACAACGCATGCTcgccatctttctttttaattattattattattaagtttaTCATGGAtcatgagaaagagagagtaccatccatccatccatccatccattttGTCTTCCCAAGCGTGCCCACAGCAGTGTCTGCTATTGGAAATAGCAACTAGCTCTCCCTCCTTCTTCCTTCCCTTGGCTTGGATTTGGAATGTTGGGTGGGGTCAGGTGGGGATTAGATTTAGagctcttattattattaattgtaatGTGAATCATGATTAACATAAGGGGTCCATCCATCGacttggctctctctctctggtcaGTTTATAATCATAAtcattaatttgttaaaattaattacaccACAAAACACTATTTAAACACacctaattaaaatttaaaactttaattgtaattaaaatatttaatgaatcaattcatttatttaaatattaaaaataaggtgtaatatatatatatatatttttttaaaacaatagttatcaagtataattaattaattgtcctAAAATggatctatatatattttgtttagtCCATAcatagttcttttttttttttttttaataaattacattattatatattctcCCTAAATTTTGAGTAAAATATATCTAACGcctctaaaattttatataaatacaaagaATATCCTCTCATGTTCTACAAGTACACACACTTAACTACGTActctattatttaattaaagggTAAATTACAGCCCTCATATTCTCAAAGTCATCATaaacaacattaattaatgaCTTTCATTACCTTTATTAAACTCAATTTATCTTCTTACGTACTTTATGTCGTCacataactattatatatatatatatatattatgatataacaaatatataccCTCACAATTTTGCTTTTTCTAGCCTCCCTTCCTCACTCACTCGATCTGTGTATGTATAAACCCATCTAATAATCAAAAATTGCCATGGTAATGGGATTTGGTTGAACACACAATCTAGGAATTAATGGGGATCTACTTTATGGGGTTTAGCcagagaaagagatagaaatTAATTAGGAGAGGGATTGGACCATGGCTATAAAGTCTTCGTCTTCTCAATTTGTATATATCTGTCGATGCTCTTAATTTACATTTCAATAGATATCTTTGAAATGAAAATCTGTACAATTTTTAGAACGTGAAGAATATATACAAGGTATATATGTACTACTAATTTAGTAACATCTCTCtggaaatttatattatttaattggcttaaagaaaaaaaagaaaagaaaaaatatgcaCCAATCTTGTCCCTAATCTAAGTTTCTATATAAACTGCTCCATGCTTCCCAGTCTCACCCTCTTCCATTAAAATTAACCCCCACGAACCAATTAACGAGCTGCTGAGCtgacacagagagagagagagagagagagagagacgatgaTAAGCGCAGATGATTTCTACAAGGTGATGTGCGCAATGGTGCCGCTGTACTTCGCAATGCTGGTCGCCTACGCGTCGGTGAAGTGGTGGAAGATCTTCACGCCGGAGCAGTGCTCAGGCATCAACCGCTTCGTCGCCGTCTTCGCCGTGCCGGTGCTCTCCTTCCACTTCATCTCCCAGAACAACCCCTATCAGATGGACACCAAGTTCATCTTCGCCGACACTCTCTCCAAGCTCTTCGTCTTCCTTTCCCTCTCTATCTGGTCCATCTTCTTCAACACCCGCGCCGGCGCCGGCGCCGGCCTCGACTGGCTCATCACCCTCTTCTCCGTCGCCACCCTCCCCAACACCCTCGTCATGGGAATCCCTCTGCTCAACGCCATGTATGGCCACTTCACCCAGTCCCTCATGGTCCAGCTCGTCGTCCTTCAATGCATCATCTGGTACATATATAATACTTACTCAGGCACCCACATATATCATTATTCATTCACATTGCCAAGGTTTTGAGTTCGAGTTTATTACAAAGTAGGGAGATATAGAATCGTGGATATATTGAAGACATGCTAGCTTTAAATTTTCTCCTCTCCGTCAATATCAGCTTTATTCCCATGTCTAATCAGCCAATCTTTTTGAGAGCCAGCtgaaaagtttgaaaaaaatgaagagaacaCACATCCATCCAAATGTTTTGTACGTAAAGTAAGTTGAATTTTagtcatatatatattggcTGGAATaatttaacctaattagttaaTCTACATATAAAAACTCGATCTTTAATTTTGGAGATGGAATATTAATTCAAGATTGATTGAACAAACCCAACTTATTTcggatatatattaatatcttaatttttttatcagaaTAAATAACAGAAACAATTTAACTTGAGTAGTTGCATtgcacacacatataataaattttgtgatttttcatGCAGGTATACATTGTTGCTATTCCTCTTTGAATATAGGGCGGCTACCATTCTGATCCAAACCCAGTTCCCCGGCCATGCGGCCGCCGCCATTTCCAAATTCGAGATCGACGGCGACGTGATATCGCTGGACGGCCGAGACCCGCTTTTAACGGAGTCCGAAATTGACGGCGCCGGCCGTATCCGCGTCCGCATCAGACGGTCCGTATCGTCCGCCCCGGATTCCGGGCTGTCGTCGTCCATCGGAATCACTCCCCGAGCCTCCAACCTCTCCGGCGCCGAGGTCTATTCCATCAACACCCCGGCGCAGCCCCACGACTTCCTCCACCCCAATGCCGACATCAACTTCGGCGAACTAGCCTTCGGGTACGACTAGATAACTtctcaaattcaaatataaataaaaggaGGTCTATCAATGCACACGTAATAGTtcttttggagaaattattttgtgtgtaatgtATACAATTTGATCCCAACAGCTACCGCTCAGCCAGTCCCCGGCTGTCCGGGTACGCCTCGTCGGACGCGTACTCGCTTCAGCCGACGCCGCGGGCCTCCAACTTCAATGAAATGGACACGATCACCGCGGGGAGCACCCCAATGTGGGTGAGGTCACCGGTAGCCGGCGGAAGGGTGTTCCGGCAGGCATCGCCGGCGGTGAGGATGGTGTGGGAATCCCCTGGAAAATGCCAAGGCGGTGGAGACAGACATGGATACAGCTGCAAAGATGCTGTCGGAGGTACGAAACGTATTGTCACCTTAGTCTTCCTGTCACTGTCGACCTCTGTGTACCCTTAGGGTTTTTTCACGTCTGCATGTACATTATGTCCATCGAAATTACAGAATCCAAACTCGTTTTGTCCTGCAATATGCTCTCCTGACCAAACCCTGATCTGCTCTTGGCTCGTGACCACATTGAAAGTGAAAAGTGAAAACAGCTTCTCTCAGAAGTTGCAGCTTTGTTGTCAATAACCCACAACACAAAAGTAACAAATTTCGTCATTAGTGTACAAAATTTTTCGTTTTTCGAGAATGGTAGTAGAGTCATCGTGTTTATACGTTCCTTAATATTCAGCTTTACTATTTCTATCAGAATTTGTCATAAAACAATCTCTAAATATATGTAAGTATGTTATCAAAAGTCTCTTTCAAGATGGATCGATTCATTATATATGCTTACCGTATGCATAGACGTCTTGGCTTTCGTTCTGCTTCCTCTTTCTCCAATTATTCCCTCTTTGCCATCTTCTGCTTTGTTTTAGAATCGCTACAATTAGCAGAAccaacaagaaaaagaagaaaaaatctatGGCATTTTTGTGAATCCAATTATAGTACTGTTCTTTCATATCTCTGTGCCAACACATTAAAAGTTGTGCCTATCTGCTCTTATTttacttcattttcttttcatgtttttagtAAGAAAAACTCAAGATTTCGAGCTGTTGATTAATTTGCTAATTAATGGTTGACAAactaactaaaattttattttctgggACATTACTTGTAGACAAGAGTATAGGACATACATTGTAGTATTTTTATAACTATAAACTATTTTAACggaaattttctaattttcaattatcaataaattatatgattaattttattatatattaaattatatacaaaatcaattaggaatgatttttttttctatgttttTACTAGTGggatttatttatagatatggATGCTCGAGTACACGGTATGAATCTATATACCTATGTCGGGATACCACTAATTCAATCCACCTCAAAGTCAAACTCTTCATTGATAGGTAAAATCATTACTTAAAAGCACGTGTGTCTTTGTGGGTAGAATAgtggaatgaaaaaaaatagtatttttatattaaaatattaataaaataatgataatatacAGTATAGATTcctttaataaatataataatttttatttatctattttattttttatacaattaattttttatttgtgcaaTTTTATACAGCATGTTTGGTATATATCATAACGCGCAAGCGCATAATCTGATAGCCTCATTATTCCATTTGTTGTCCACCAAATCTAATTCTATTTATTACCTTAATTTGCTCTCTGCTTCGTGGACAGACGGGGAAATGAAATGTAGAAAGCATGCTTGGTGGCCCCCCCGGCCATTGATGGattaattgaaaatgacatCAACTGTTTAATTTGGTGGAATATATGAAACAAATCATTCATTAATTTCCATCATCAAAAcagagtaaaaaagaaaaacactaaTAAAAAagtaccttttttttttttcaatcgtACATGTTCTTAAtcttctgttgactattttatatgatttttgtattttagattttatgGCTAATGAACTGTGATTGAATCTTGATGAATGGATCCGCAGAGAAAGATCTGAGCTTCAGAGACTGCTCAAAATTCCCGGAGCATGACGTAGAAGTAGCAGATCCAAAGGAGGCAGCAGGATCCAAACAGGAGATGCCCAATGCCGTCGTCATGCTAAGACTCATACTGGTCATGGTCGGAAGAAAACTTTCTCGCAATCCAAACACCTATTCCAGCGTCTTAGGCCTTCTCTGGTCTCTCATCTCATTCAAGTAAGctttatctatctatctatatatattatatctggCTACTTTTATTTCTCCCCGGTACTGTGATCAGTCCTTTAATTATATAGATGTTGGGTTACTTCTGTTTAATGAATCAATCTGCATGGTTCTTTGAATTGTGGAGCAGATGGAACGTTGGGGTTCCCAGTTTGGTTAAGTATTCTATAAAGATTATTTCAGATGCAGGCCTTGGCATGGCCATGTTCAGCTTAGGTATGcgttcatcattttatattttcttgtaacTTATATAATATTCAAGTGTCTTCCATTAAAGTTTTTATGGCCcgtttctctatttttttatcagttgcatatttgttttattctatCTACTCTCCTtctaaaagaaagagaaaattgtAGGATTATTCATGGCCCTTCAGCCGCGGATAATTGCTTGTGGCACAAAAATGGCGTCCATAGGGATGGTAATCCGGTTTCTCGGCGGTCCGGTGCTCATGTCCGCCGCCTCGTTCGCTGTTGGACTAAGAGGAGATCGGCTGCACACCGCCATAGTACAGGTTTGAACCTTCATCTTCATTGAAATTTCACAAGTGAAAACATTGATCAAATTTTTACTTAGCCAAAAAAGGAGAAACATTGATCAAAACTGTCTTTTCAGGCAGCTCTTCCCCAGGGAATTGTACCATTTGTCTTTGCTAGGGAATATGGGCTGCATCCAGACATCTTAAGCACTGGGTAATTCTAATACGCATCTCATAACCTCTAGTATATATTTAAACCACTAATTTCGTGTTTGTGGGTCAATGGGGCCGGTAGTGATATAAACAGAAAATTTCAATCCACATTCCTACATGGTTGTAAAGTTTACTTGTGGAGTCTTGGAGTATACTTTTGAGTGTGTTTGGGCTTAgcttaaattttgatttaaggGAGCTTATAAGCTGTTTTAagagtttaaaattttgatttcaagTGGATGCACGTTTGGCTGACTTGGTGTTACATGAATACTTAAACACTATCTCTTTGCTCTCTTTCTGCAGGGTTATATTTGGCATGTTGGTGTCCCTGCCGGTGACCCTCGTCTACTACATACTGCTAGGCCTGTAAagagaattaattaatcaatgtGGAGCCTCAAGTTGTACACATCCATTGCGTGCAGCtgatgagatatatatatatatatggactcTGATGATTCACGGTGTCAGGCCCTTCAATTCAACTTGAGGCTTTGGAAAGACCAAAGATAGCCCCAAAAGTAGGACTTAAATTCTATGTATAGAATGGTGGTGGCCGAAAGGGAGATGGGCCGCGATGATGGCTAGCCATCATTAAGTTAGGAGACTAGCTACTTTCGTTGTTTGTTGTGAGGAAGAAAGTTACTGCACAccaaatgtttattattttgactGATCGAAAGAAGAAAAGGTAGCATCATTAGTTCCATCTCTTGTCTTGCTTTTCTTCCTAGCTAGCTCCTATGGTGCGCCATTCTTTCTCTCTGTCGTTTTGGTTTTGGAAACAATCATTTTCGTAAAGTGGCATTGCTTTCTCGAAGTTCTttgatacacatatatatatttatatgtatgtatgtatacatataagAAACAAAGATCATATTGCCTTAGAACTGAAGCTTGATTCCCAACTTTCTTTGTCGTCGCCAAAGAATGGGCACATTTCATGTCAATGCAATCATATATGCATGTTGCTCATCATATAGTGTCAAGAAAAGGTTGGCAATTCTAAACAAAATTTGGGATACTTATAATGTGCAcatgaattaataatttaacataTTATTTGGTTATGTTCCGCATTTACCTTTAAAAAGAGCCCAAGTAGTAGTCTAGTGAAGTTCAATTAATTATCACACTAACAAACATGCATGAGACACCGTATCTGACTCAACCCATAATTTTGGACATAGCCAACAATATTTATAGCACGGGAGAAGTGGGCAAATGGACCGACCATCGGCAACACACACTAACGAAAAAAAGGCAATATGCTAACCACTCAACCAACATACAtccatatattattatttcatgAAAGAGATATATTGCATCAATGCTTCTTAGATCAAAATGGAACAACGTACCGTCTCCTTCTACATTCATTCATTGCACCcaataacaaattaattaaatatttctaaacaaatatatattgtgGATTTCCTTAAGATGTTTGGTGGCAAATCCCACacaaaatctattattttagTGGGTTTTGACAAATGGAGTGGAAGCATAATAATGTGTCTATTTTGATCAGtatctacacacacacacacacgcgtgCACACACAAATATCCAAATCTCTACCTCCAATCAAAATTGGTCAGTTCCAACCATGTGACTTTAAAATggataaagataaaattatattaaaataatattaaaatattttttagacgaaaaaataaaatgattaagatagtctgaaaattattttaaaatttttatcaaattatttgttaaattttttagaatgcactAGAggatatatgtattatttttttattctataaaGTTCAAGATATGTTTATTTAGAGTAAGAAGAGATAAGTATATCTAAAAAATActagataagaagtcacatgatttttttttcatgggtcgtcaaataattttaacaaacatattaaaaaagataaaaatttaaaatgcttttcatattttaatatttttaatttatattttaattaacaaacaatatctaaataaatatttccatcAATCTCCGTTTCACAATATTGTGGATGGACAATGTTTGGTTGtgtatttaaaaattagaattttaatcTTAAAGCTAGACAATAAAAAAGGCgcatttaataaaataacttaaaaagtaagaggattttttattttctattttttctaagCAAAACCAAAAggtcaaaaatgaaaataaattagcaTAACCATCCAACACTCTGGGCCGAAAATGAAAATGTTTGAGTCCAGCCAAACAGGGCCCAAGACGAGTTTCCCAAGCTCTGAGACCCAAAACATTATAGAGTAGCCTTCTTCGGTGAATAATAGTATATTATCCTCCTTGTTATTATTAAACACTTAatgaggtcaaaatggtaattgCATCGCACGGCCaccatttatttttatcaattagttgggtcaattaatttttgtttccttattaattattgatttttttagttttcaaatttaatCATTTACAAACTATAATTAGGTACAtgattaagtttaaaaaatatgaaataagaaataattagtACATTAATAGAgtgttaattatttaagtttCAAAGGTATTGTTGAATtggtataaaattaaaaatttaaatgtaaaaataataatttttaaaatttatggtaAAATTCAtcataatttagtaatttttaaaaattaattatttaagctTTTGTGTGCtagcttatttttattttatttttttgttttagatttttgattttggttaGTTAGAATTAATTATAAAGTTTAATATATATTCACATGATTATAAAGGCATGAATTGTTTGAATGCATTGATTGATTCTACATAAGATGAATGGTTGGAAAGATGCATCTCTAGTAGACATtacaacatatataattttcaaggaaaaaaatattatgtgtaaTTAACATTATTAGAagttaatgttaatataattttttgactaaaataaatttatattgtttttgatttctaaataatattagatGTCTCAAACTTTTTATACAAGACAGGACTAGTGTCCCCAGATAGGACTAGTCAGAGATGTAATACATATCTCTTATCTTGATCAATCAAATcaataaatatttcaagattcgaattaagaaaatattcgatcaaatttatcatatttatggTGTCATAATATTCTACATAATCTTCAACTAATATTTGAGAAGATCACAAAATCTCAAGAACTTGGTGATGATTATTTTGTCTGATTGACTTAAACCAcgtctataaaaaaaaaaaaaaacaagaacatTACAAGTAAAATAATTCAACTAATCTTTACTTACTACATATTATCTATTAGTATTACGAATTTGACTCTCGAAAGTTAAATTAAACAATCCAATCTCATCTCCTTATACAAATACTTACATTGAGATAGATTTAAACGATCAATCTCAACcattatcatttttatataaacttTCTAACCTCGAAGTTCTTGATTGATCATAagataaatagtatttttttttttaccaatttgtttatttttcctgGAGTGTTAGGGAAAAAGAATGTCCAATTAAATTGTATAAAATGAAAGCATTTGTTTGGATACTTGTTTTGCTAAACTTAAAGTTAGGAAAGCAAGAAATAATTTTAAGGATAaagaagtttaaaaaaaataaatggctAAGGATGCATCGTATTTAAAGCCCCATTGCTAAAGAACCTAATTTATATCATTAGTATTTTGGTAGGTTCCAAGTTTTGTACTTACATTTATGGACGACGAAATAATCCAAAGAGTGAGAAATTAATTTACTATCTCTATGGCCTCATCAACAATTATGTGTTATGTGTGTTAAAGGAAGTCAATATGAGGTCGccatatgtttttatttatgagTATCATGTGTTCATTAGATCtccaaaatccatctctaacCTTAGATTTGACTTGATTTAGATTTGGATCAATTGTTGGCATGGAAGACTCAAACAGACCTAGTCTACTCTTTTAGATTTAGTTAACTAGAAATCTCTTTAATATACCATATCAATGGAGAATTTCTCTAATATATTATCTAACTACTCAAGAATCTCAGTCCAATAGCCAAATTATGCTCCGGATGTCGTTTCATGCCatttataaatagaaataaactCCTAGAGGTATAAACATGCTAATAAAAGCCTACTATGTATTTGCTTAACTttttctactgacttgagcatcgAGGTTCCCCCTAGAGACAAAAGCCTCATCCTTACAAGTTCTCAATTCAAGACAAGACCTAGGTGATTGGTCTAATATCATCAGTTGACGCCTAGAGTGGGGTTGATTGCTTTCTCTTGCCTACTAAGTACTCTTTTTGAAGTTCAATTCTCTTTGACCATAGCAATTAGAAGAAAACCCTCATGAGTTGCCACTAGAGAAATATAACAAC from Diospyros lotus cultivar Yz01 chromosome 8, ASM1463336v1, whole genome shotgun sequence carries:
- the LOC127807183 gene encoding auxin efflux carrier component 6 isoform X1 yields the protein MISADDFYKVMCAMVPLYFAMLVAYASVKWWKIFTPEQCSGINRFVAVFAVPVLSFHFISQNNPYQMDTKFIFADTLSKLFVFLSLSIWSIFFNTRAGAGAGLDWLITLFSVATLPNTLVMGIPLLNAMYGHFTQSLMVQLVVLQCIIWYTLLLFLFEYRAATILIQTQFPGHAAAAISKFEIDGDVISLDGRDPLLTESEIDGAGRIRVRIRRSVSSAPDSGLSSSIGITPRASNLSGAEVYSINTPAQPHDFLHPNADINFGELAFGYRSASPRLSGYASSDAYSLQPTPRASNFNEMDTITAGSTPMWVRSPVAGGRVFRQASPAVRMVWESPGKCQGGGDRHGYSCKDAVGEKDLSFRDCSKFPEHDVEVADPKEAAGSKQEMPNAVVMLRLILVMVGRKLSRNPNTYSSVLGLLWSLISFKWNVGVPSLVKYSIKIISDAGLGMAMFSLGLFMALQPRIIACGTKMASIGMVIRFLGGPVLMSAASFAVGLRGDRLHTAIVQAALPQGIVPFVFAREYGLHPDILSTGVIFGMLVSLPVTLVYYILLGL
- the LOC127807183 gene encoding auxin efflux carrier component 6 isoform X2, whose translation is MISADDFYKVMCAMVPLYFAMLVAYASVKWWKIFTPEQCSGINRFVAVFAVPVLSFHFISQNNPYQMDTKFIFADTLSKLFVFLSLSIWSIFFNTRAGAGAGLDWLITLFSVATLPNTLVMGIPLLNAMYGHFTQSLMVQLVVLQCIIWYTLLLFLFEYRAATILIQTQFPGHAAAAISKFEIDGDVISLDGRDPLLTESEIDGAGRIRVRIRRSVSSAPDSGLSSSIGITPRASNLSGAEVYSINTPAQPHDFLHPNADINFGELAFGYRSASPRLSGYASSDAYSLQPTPRASNFNEMDTITAGSTPMWVRSPVAGGRVFRQASPAVRMVWESPGKCQGGGDRHGYSCKDAVGEKDLSFRDCSKFPEHDVEVADPKEAAGSKQEMPNAVVMLRLILVMVGRKLSRNPNTYSSVLGLLWSLISFKWNVGVPSLVKYSIKIISDAGLGMAMFSLERENCRIIHGPSAADNCLWHKNGVHRDGNPVSRRSGAHVRRLVRCWTKRRSAAHRHSTGSSSPGNCTICLC